One Nicotiana tomentosiformis chromosome 4, ASM39032v3, whole genome shotgun sequence genomic window carries:
- the LOC104089341 gene encoding kirola-like, producing the protein MGVKGKLIASVEVKCGGHPIHDIFHTNTHHISNISPGKIHKFNIDEGESVKVGSVVSWKYNDDGKDKICKQMIEAVDHQKKSITWKVIGGDLLELYNSFTITTSHDHQWTTWTFVYEKKTEEIPEPLVLLGFVLHVTKDIECHLLK; encoded by the exons ATGGGTGTGAAAGGTAAGTTGATTGCTTCAGTAGAGGTGAAGTGTGGAGGCCACCCCATTCATGACATTTTTCACACCAATACTCATCATATATCCAACATAAGTCCCGGTAAGATCCACAAATTTAATATTGATGAAGGTGAATCCGTAAAAGTTGGTTCGGTTGTTAGCTGGAAATATAACGACG ATGGAAAAGATAAGATCTGTAAGCAAATGATTGAAGCCGTGGATCATCAGAAGAAATCAATCACTTGGAAAGTAATTGGAGGAGATCTATTAGAGTTGTACAATTCCTTCACTATTACCACATCCCATGACCACCAATGGACTACATGGACATTTGTTTACGAGAAGAAAACTGAAGAAATCCCAGAGCCTCTCGTTCTCTTGGGTTTTGTCCTACATGTGACCAAAGATATAGAGTGTCACCTTCTCAAGTAA
- the LOC138909400 gene encoding uncharacterized protein, which translates to MAKTSKTLPLEEKASSSQPAGDKTPVEPRIEECIPEPCELTSDFKVEKPSSFPAGFLVQSRTLQVGFDNWPWKPIKDKKRRKASPPDTPKPKKSRARKSKTDLAVLPADVVQTLRDEDEEGKDVDCLLVARNREGIEVLRTAEPATVLHREASSKYWAELARCEADLKKLMKERDTLKLLYVQKEEEIMSIRAELARGHQDQTELIEQQKAELVEQLREEAKMKEAETLGWKHIMDRLASEKDDVRAQLSSIERQLQSVKGENLARAQKVEELETRLAAELARATSEAKVLVASYRADAEAANTRAKEISDATEVRLSRVADHARRQSRKETLEEIHARGFDLTTDIKSAKVLEDEAVALLSDDEDSASGYESDGDEDEAPEMRLPMWTRHLGFFFCIRPCVVFVSTLNI; encoded by the exons atggcaaaaacatcaaagaccCTTCCTCTAGAAGAAAAGGCCTCCTCATCGCAGCCGGCcggtgacaaaacaccggtggagccacgtatcgaagagtgTATCCCTGagccatgtgaacttacttccgactttaaagtcgaaaaaccctcttcg TTTCCCGCTGGTTTCCTGGTGCAGTCCcggaccttgcaggttgggttcgaCAACTG gCCTTGGAAGCCTatcaaagacaagaaaaggagaaAGGCCTCGCCACCAGATACCCCAAAGCCTAAGAAAAGCAGGGCTCGAAAGTCGAAGACTGATCTCGCCGTTCTGCCTGCCGATGTAGTCCAAACGCTACGAGATGAAGACGAGGAGGGAAAAGATGTCGACTGCCTATTGGTGGCTCGGAATAGGGAGGGCATCGAAGTTTTGAGAACTGCTGAGCCG GCTACGGTGCTCCATCGAGAAGCGTCCTCCAAATACTGGGCTGAGCTGGCCCGATGTGAGGCTGATCTCAAAAAGCTTATGAAGGAGAGAGACACCCTCAAACTCCTCTAcgtgcaaaaagaagaggagatcatgagTATTCGAGCCGAGCTGGCAAGAGGTCATCAAGATCAAACCGAGCTCATTGAGCag cagaaggccgaattggttgagcagcttcgtgaggaggccaagatgaaagaggcagagactttggggtggaagcaTATCATGGACCGTCTCGCCTCGGAGAAAGATGATGTTCGGGCCCAACTATCTTCGATTGAgcgtcaactccaaagtgtgaaggGGGAGAACTTGGCCCGAGCCCAGAAGGTTGAAGAACTCGAGACTCGACTGGCTGCTGAGCTTGCAAGGGCTACATCCGAGGCAAAGGTGCTCGTGGCCTCCTACCGAGCCGACGCTGAAGCCGCTAACACTCGGGCAAAGGAAATTTCTGACGCTACTGAGGTTAGATTGTCTCGTGTTGCCGATCATGCTAGGCGCCAGTCTCGAAAAGAGACTCTTGAGGAGatacatgctcgtggcttcgatctcacAACTGATATCAAGAGTGCGAAGGTTTTGGAGGACGAGGCCGTAGCTTTGCTTTCCGATGATGAAGACTCTGCGAGTGGATATGAGAGCGAcggagatgaagatgaagctcccgaAATGCGGCTCCCGATGTGGACTAGGCACTTAGGATTCTTTTTTTGTATAAGACCCTGTGTGGTCTTTGTAAGTACTTTGAATATAtga